Proteins encoded in a region of the Mycobacterium branderi genome:
- the hxsC gene encoding His-Xaa-Ser system radical SAM maturase HxsC, with product MNLPAGDRDAALIAGHDDWKLAHARGYKLAISRNDRPAHTALRYVRLPDEFAELTEGDVVRIQPETGRVRVLYRRSSRHNFFLVTERCNNYCLMCSQPPKSVNDGWLMDEIADTLPLVDPATPSLTFTGGEPLTEWRRFIDLLELARDLLPETAVHVLTNGRAFASPDTASAWAAVHHPKLSAGIPIYAAIDYIHDYVVQAKGAFDQTVLGVLRLKDHGQPVEIRVVLHAITAPRLRETCSWIARNLPFVDHVALMGLENTGFAIANDDVLWIDPLDYREQLAAAVDILSSASMNVSVYNLPLCVLDPSVRPFAVRSISDWKNAYVEECKSCSARQHCAGFFSTGRPKFSRGIAAI from the coding sequence GTGAATCTTCCGGCGGGCGATCGCGACGCCGCTTTGATTGCAGGCCATGACGATTGGAAGCTGGCGCACGCGCGTGGCTACAAACTCGCCATCAGTCGCAATGACCGTCCGGCCCACACTGCCTTGAGATACGTCCGCTTGCCCGATGAATTCGCCGAACTCACGGAAGGCGACGTAGTGCGTATCCAGCCTGAAACCGGCCGGGTGCGGGTGCTCTACCGCCGGTCTTCCAGACACAATTTCTTCCTTGTGACGGAGCGCTGCAACAACTACTGCTTGATGTGCTCGCAGCCCCCGAAGTCAGTGAACGATGGCTGGTTAATGGATGAAATCGCGGACACTCTTCCGCTAGTCGATCCAGCCACCCCCTCCCTCACGTTTACCGGCGGCGAACCACTCACGGAATGGCGCAGGTTTATCGATCTACTGGAGTTGGCTCGCGATCTGCTCCCCGAGACAGCGGTGCACGTGTTGACGAACGGCCGCGCCTTTGCCTCTCCTGACACGGCGAGCGCTTGGGCAGCGGTTCACCATCCGAAGCTTTCGGCGGGCATACCGATCTATGCGGCCATTGACTACATCCACGACTACGTCGTGCAAGCGAAGGGCGCATTCGATCAGACGGTCCTGGGTGTGCTGCGTCTAAAGGATCATGGTCAGCCGGTTGAGATCCGTGTTGTGCTCCACGCCATCACCGCCCCGCGATTGCGGGAAACTTGCTCGTGGATCGCGCGAAATCTCCCCTTCGTGGATCACGTGGCGCTAATGGGCCTAGAAAACACCGGCTTTGCGATCGCGAACGATGATGTGCTTTGGATTGATCCGCTGGATTATCGAGAGCAGTTGGCCGCCGCCGTTGACATCCTGTCTTCGGCTAGTATGAACGTCTCGGTCTATAACCTGCCCCTCTGCGTACTCGACCCCAGCGTTCGGCCGTTTGCGGTGCGGTCGATCTCGGATTGGAAGAACGCCTATGTCGAGGAGTGCAAGAGTTGTTCGGCCCGCCAGCACTGCGCAGGCTTTTTCTCGACAGGGCGACCAAAGTTCAGTCGCGGAATTGCGGCTATTTAA
- a CDS encoding helix-turn-helix domain-containing protein — protein sequence MDLVAVKDAAEQLGVTTRQVQYLVARGELRPVARGLIDRASLDRHIATRQASRRRAWSENTAWAAVAMLSDLPTPWLGPAQRSRLRTALRQLTGAELVSRTRGRAKVQRYQGHSRTAERLRQEVVDTSGAVALLGLVEAPNYVDGYIAAHNLDKIVARHALIEDAGGTYILRATTMDLATVRALADEAPVLAALDLAESLDIRERRIGLNFLDDTLKRLNG from the coding sequence ATGGACCTCGTGGCCGTCAAAGATGCCGCGGAGCAACTCGGCGTGACTACACGGCAGGTTCAATACCTTGTGGCGCGCGGGGAATTGCGCCCGGTCGCGCGTGGCCTGATCGACCGGGCTTCCCTCGATCGGCATATTGCAACTCGACAAGCTTCTCGGCGTCGCGCTTGGTCGGAAAACACCGCGTGGGCTGCCGTCGCGATGCTCTCAGACCTACCGACGCCATGGCTGGGCCCGGCGCAACGCTCGAGGCTAAGGACCGCCCTCCGGCAGTTGACAGGAGCCGAACTGGTCAGCCGTACTCGCGGCCGCGCGAAAGTGCAACGATACCAAGGTCATTCGCGTACGGCTGAACGGCTCCGACAGGAAGTGGTCGATACCTCCGGTGCGGTCGCTCTGCTCGGGTTGGTGGAGGCCCCGAACTACGTGGACGGTTACATCGCTGCCCACAACCTCGACAAGATCGTTGCCCGCCACGCTCTCATCGAGGATGCCGGCGGTACCTACATCCTGCGGGCGACCACCATGGATTTGGCCACTGTCCGTGCCCTTGCCGACGAGGCGCCGGTGCTCGCAGCCCTCGATCTCGCGGAATCTCTTGACATCCGGGAGCGGCGGATCGGGCTGAATTTTCTCGACGACACATTGAAGCGTCTCAATGGCTGA
- a CDS encoding DUF2357 domain-containing protein, with protein MPSDGAQFELRNNEGRVVGELLVANLPGRRDTTLSGGEVALREAAIYRYEIFTDARNVDLEPRELFDPDDASWKQGRLRPGEAVGRLRIQVVDPATGQTGTTDVDVLAVKLNHETEYRQMLTDISAFAAEAVLQGFAPSLLDLAPSELPAELLYLRFAMIASYLQDPAFEAAIARVTSQPHRTWVSEQEIRPIGSPFPAGAAFRRAVCAPGPRVPWTGGAAALASLPAALTRDRAEASVDNSANQFVKFALERWRAVALELLDVLSQASQKVESGPLRRGQQIAADVGAQLDEYLAHPLFREVSSLRRMPTSDQVLLKRAGYREVFRTFAMTESGPTLRIDRGDMTDVFAASQRNIATLYEFWCFLALVDSLGRVCGEEQTARAFTVAGDGISMTMRSGPASKLSWSVRRGDRPLLVEVFFNRTFAGADDRRGSWSQAMRPDCSVRIRPEGSTPSRVSINELEIWLHFDAKYRVDNLLAQLTSAPAADGLLDESTNSFSAKRDDLLKMHAYRDAISRTAGAYVLYPGSEIKDIRRHPGFKEVLPGLGAFPLRPSSDGLRSSSKTLDRFLSDVLTHVASQVTRDERHRFWTATVHRPGEPNLNSSLITDFLDEPPADTDVLLGFVRNDEHLRWIEELRQYNIRAGDRSGAVEIGGRELGAKLLLLYENRNGSLHVVRAAKVTRWRPATAADLMATGYPSPRGDIYFVADLEFVEHLPPWADSIDVAVLTANVRTGAPVVVTWWDVIRAASIVEPRGER; from the coding sequence ATGCCTAGCGATGGGGCGCAATTCGAGCTTCGAAATAACGAAGGTCGCGTCGTCGGCGAACTGCTGGTCGCGAACCTTCCGGGTCGGCGCGACACGACTTTGTCGGGCGGTGAGGTCGCATTGCGCGAAGCGGCGATCTACCGTTACGAAATATTCACTGATGCAAGGAATGTCGACCTTGAGCCGCGTGAGTTGTTCGATCCTGATGATGCGAGTTGGAAGCAAGGCCGGTTACGTCCCGGTGAAGCCGTTGGGCGTCTCCGTATCCAGGTGGTGGATCCCGCGACAGGGCAAACAGGGACGACCGACGTCGATGTCCTAGCCGTCAAGCTCAACCACGAGACTGAGTATCGCCAAATGCTTACCGACATCTCTGCCTTCGCTGCTGAGGCAGTCTTGCAGGGATTTGCACCAAGCTTGTTAGATCTTGCGCCAAGTGAGCTTCCCGCCGAACTGTTGTACCTCCGTTTCGCGATGATCGCGTCGTACCTGCAAGATCCAGCGTTCGAGGCCGCGATTGCGCGTGTTACCTCGCAACCGCACCGCACATGGGTATCTGAGCAAGAAATCCGTCCAATTGGATCACCGTTTCCAGCTGGGGCCGCTTTCCGTCGCGCGGTGTGCGCACCCGGTCCCCGGGTGCCGTGGACGGGAGGGGCGGCCGCACTCGCATCGTTGCCCGCTGCTCTAACACGTGATCGCGCCGAAGCGAGCGTCGACAACTCGGCTAACCAGTTCGTCAAGTTTGCTTTGGAGCGCTGGCGAGCCGTCGCGCTCGAATTGCTCGATGTGCTATCCCAGGCCTCGCAGAAGGTCGAGTCAGGACCGCTCCGTCGCGGTCAGCAGATCGCTGCTGACGTCGGTGCCCAACTCGACGAATACCTAGCGCACCCGCTCTTCCGAGAGGTCAGCTCACTAAGGAGAATGCCGACGTCCGACCAGGTGTTACTCAAGCGCGCGGGCTACCGCGAAGTCTTCCGGACATTCGCGATGACTGAGTCGGGCCCTACCCTGCGAATTGATCGCGGAGACATGACCGATGTCTTCGCAGCTTCGCAACGCAACATCGCAACGCTGTATGAGTTCTGGTGCTTTCTTGCGCTAGTAGATTCACTGGGGCGAGTGTGCGGGGAGGAGCAGACAGCGCGGGCCTTCACTGTCGCTGGCGATGGCATCTCCATGACTATGCGATCAGGTCCCGCGTCGAAGTTGTCGTGGTCGGTCCGGCGAGGAGACCGGCCACTTCTTGTCGAGGTCTTCTTCAATCGAACCTTCGCTGGAGCAGACGATCGACGCGGGTCATGGAGCCAAGCGATGCGACCTGACTGCTCAGTGCGCATTCGACCAGAAGGCAGCACGCCATCGCGCGTCTCTATAAACGAGCTCGAGATCTGGCTGCACTTCGATGCAAAGTACCGTGTCGACAATCTCCTCGCGCAGCTGACATCAGCTCCTGCTGCGGATGGGCTGCTCGACGAATCGACGAACTCTTTCAGTGCTAAGCGCGACGACCTGCTCAAGATGCACGCATACCGAGACGCGATCTCGCGGACGGCGGGAGCGTACGTGCTGTATCCCGGATCAGAAATCAAGGACATTCGACGACACCCCGGCTTCAAAGAAGTGTTGCCTGGTCTCGGCGCCTTCCCGCTCAGACCGAGTAGTGACGGTCTGCGGTCGTCATCGAAGACCCTCGATCGTTTCTTGAGCGACGTGCTCACACATGTTGCTAGTCAAGTCACGCGCGACGAGCGGCATCGCTTCTGGACCGCGACTGTGCATCGACCTGGTGAACCCAACCTCAACTCATCACTGATAACCGATTTTCTGGACGAACCTCCTGCGGATACGGATGTGCTTCTCGGTTTCGTCCGGAATGATGAGCACCTTCGCTGGATAGAAGAGTTGCGGCAGTACAACATTCGTGCGGGAGATCGATCTGGCGCCGTCGAGATCGGCGGACGAGAGCTCGGCGCCAAGCTCCTTCTTTTGTACGAGAACCGCAATGGCTCCCTCCACGTAGTCCGCGCTGCAAAGGTAACGCGCTGGCGGCCAGCAACGGCCGCCGATTTGATGGCGACTGGGTATCCCAGTCCTCGCGGTGACATTTACTTCGTGGCCGACCTCGAGTTCGTCGAACATCTGCCTCCGTGGGCCGACTCGATCGACGTGGCGGTTCTGACGGCGAACGTCCGTACTGGGGCGCCGGTTGTCGTTACTTGGTGGGACGTTATCCGTGCAGCGTCGATCGTCGAACCTCGAGGCGAGCGGTGA
- the hxsA2 gene encoding His-Xaa-Ser repeat protein HxsA2, which produces MRETAKILNLASALAALVAPAAAPPIANATYSEGDHSATASGTNEEIEAEAGPNLPRGTELMSFTVHKSSGGVMFPQHGSHASHASHSSHVSHASSSPGYGLPDAPNPIYAPPIVGPPIVGPPVAAPPAVPPTAPATTPPIYTSDITYLACTRASNGLGVNEIASELERVYGVPEDKAVNIAKQALASVLVGGHYCDGYHATEE; this is translated from the coding sequence ATGCGTGAGACTGCCAAAATCCTGAACCTCGCTTCGGCGCTTGCTGCTCTCGTGGCTCCGGCGGCCGCTCCGCCGATCGCTAACGCGACATACTCCGAGGGGGATCACAGCGCCACGGCGTCCGGGACGAACGAGGAGATTGAAGCAGAGGCCGGGCCTAACCTGCCGCGCGGCACGGAGCTAATGAGCTTCACCGTACACAAGAGCAGCGGCGGCGTGATGTTCCCGCAGCATGGATCGCATGCATCGCATGCGTCGCATTCGTCGCATGTATCGCATGCGTCCTCCAGCCCGGGATATGGCTTGCCGGACGCACCGAATCCGATTTACGCGCCGCCGATCGTGGGTCCGCCGATCGTAGGGCCGCCGGTCGCGGCTCCGCCAGCCGTGCCACCGACCGCGCCGGCGACGACACCGCCGATTTATACCTCCGATATCACCTACCTTGCTTGCACGCGGGCGAGCAATGGCCTTGGCGTGAATGAAATCGCAAGCGAACTAGAACGGGTCTACGGCGTACCAGAGGACAAGGCGGTGAACATTGCCAAGCAAGCGTTGGCCTCCGTACTTGTCGGTGGACACTACTGCGACGGCTACCACGCGACCGAAGAATGA
- a CDS encoding DUF2075 domain-containing protein, whose translation MTLIRTTAARVCEMPPESLVEQLLEQMLYRTGRRAAPAEQTSWKRSLPVLAADLADAGLGEVEMLVEYHLPLTSQRADVVLAGTHPRTGGVSYVVVELKQWSAAYTFEGDPEIVEVPGIPGGPRLHPVIQVRGYCEYLLDFARVVADHPDSVAGMAYLHNASNPALVKDLLAVPISTSGRLFTAGEKGAMLDFLRSRLAPGPGRQAADLLMNSPVAPSKQLLKLAAAEIRERPQFRLIGNQQLAVDLVMHAVEHARAGNSKRVIAVTGGPGSGKSVIALSLVGELARRGRTVIHATGSRSFTQTLRKVAAVRAPKVRRLFKYFNQFVTADPNGLDVLVMDEAHRIRQTSVDRYTRAELRTDRPQIDELIAAARVPVFLLDEHQVVRPGEMGTLKQIEHHAQHLGLDFHHIELGEQFRCGGSEEYVHWVVRLLGLDGDHPPVAWSGDPQFHVRLAETPEEMEHYLLSQSQQGYSARITAGYCWPWSDARKDGTLVPDVQIGTWSRPWNSKSDRRIGEAPPSALWATDDGGFGQVGCIYTAQGFEFDWSGVILGPDLVWRDGRFVTVRSANKDPDFRNSKTVPDNRFDILVRHVYKVLLTRGMIGTVIYSTDRETREALGALVGATQRVEHSWPIAGVAASTDTSDPNFSRDAQHHSAGD comes from the coding sequence GTGACACTCATTCGGACGACTGCGGCTCGTGTTTGTGAAATGCCGCCTGAGTCATTGGTCGAGCAGTTGCTGGAGCAGATGCTGTATCGGACTGGCCGTCGGGCTGCACCAGCCGAGCAGACCTCGTGGAAGCGGAGTCTTCCGGTCTTGGCTGCCGACCTTGCCGATGCTGGTCTCGGCGAGGTCGAGATGCTGGTCGAGTATCACCTTCCATTGACATCTCAACGCGCCGATGTCGTCCTCGCTGGCACTCACCCCCGGACAGGTGGGGTCTCATACGTCGTTGTCGAGTTGAAGCAGTGGTCAGCGGCCTACACCTTTGAAGGCGACCCGGAGATCGTTGAAGTACCCGGGATCCCTGGGGGACCGCGGCTGCATCCGGTGATTCAGGTGCGCGGCTATTGCGAGTATCTCCTGGACTTCGCACGCGTGGTGGCAGATCATCCCGATTCGGTGGCCGGGATGGCCTACCTGCACAACGCCTCAAATCCCGCTCTGGTCAAAGATTTGCTGGCCGTGCCGATCTCCACGTCGGGCCGCCTTTTTACCGCCGGTGAAAAGGGGGCCATGCTCGACTTCCTTCGGTCCCGCCTTGCTCCGGGGCCCGGGCGGCAGGCAGCCGATCTGTTGATGAACTCTCCGGTGGCTCCGTCCAAACAGCTGCTGAAGCTCGCTGCCGCGGAGATCCGCGAGCGGCCGCAGTTCCGCTTGATCGGAAACCAGCAGCTGGCAGTCGATTTGGTCATGCACGCCGTCGAGCATGCGCGTGCCGGAAATAGCAAGCGGGTGATCGCTGTAACCGGTGGCCCCGGCAGCGGCAAGAGCGTAATAGCGCTGTCTCTGGTCGGCGAGCTGGCACGAAGGGGCCGCACCGTCATCCATGCGACGGGGTCGCGCTCCTTCACCCAGACGCTCAGGAAGGTCGCCGCCGTCAGGGCTCCGAAGGTCAGAAGGCTGTTCAAGTATTTCAATCAATTCGTCACGGCTGATCCCAACGGCTTGGATGTCTTGGTCATGGATGAGGCTCATCGCATCCGGCAAACGTCGGTCGACCGGTACACCCGCGCGGAGTTGCGCACTGATCGCCCGCAGATCGACGAACTCATCGCCGCTGCACGGGTCCCGGTCTTTCTGCTCGACGAACACCAAGTGGTGCGCCCCGGTGAGATGGGAACCCTTAAGCAGATCGAGCACCACGCACAGCACCTCGGACTCGACTTTCACCATATTGAGCTCGGTGAACAGTTCCGCTGCGGTGGGAGTGAGGAATACGTGCACTGGGTCGTCCGGCTGCTTGGACTCGACGGCGATCATCCACCGGTGGCGTGGTCCGGTGATCCCCAGTTCCACGTCCGACTCGCTGAGACTCCTGAGGAGATGGAGCACTATCTGCTAAGCCAATCGCAACAGGGATATTCGGCACGTATCACCGCCGGGTATTGCTGGCCATGGAGCGACGCACGGAAAGACGGGACGCTCGTGCCAGACGTTCAGATCGGGACGTGGTCCCGACCGTGGAACAGCAAGAGCGACCGGCGGATCGGAGAGGCGCCCCCCAGCGCACTATGGGCGACTGACGACGGCGGATTCGGACAGGTGGGCTGCATCTACACCGCCCAGGGCTTCGAATTCGACTGGAGCGGTGTGATTCTCGGGCCCGATCTCGTGTGGCGCGACGGGCGGTTCGTGACAGTCCGCAGTGCGAACAAAGACCCCGACTTCCGCAACTCGAAGACAGTGCCCGACAACAGGTTCGATATCCTCGTGCGTCACGTTTACAAAGTCCTTCTGACGCGCGGGATGATAGGTACAGTCATCTACTCCACCGACCGCGAGACGCGGGAGGCGCTGGGCGCGCTTGTCGGCGCTACTCAACGCGTGGAGCATTCCTGGCCTATCGCAGGGGTTGCGGCCTCCACAGACACCAGCGATCCCAATTTCAGTCGAGATGCGCAACACCATAGCGCTGGTGACTGA
- a CDS encoding McrB family protein: MLAIPTLKFSYGNLLLARLRELGSASIEELLGDDPGQLFKSEGPFENPERRARDCLRFARMVGLVVEDERKWNLTESGIAYAENVDRSNPWIVNDIQAEVLRARLAGDAPLAEDARIALQVVRDLPAGFSNDDLGRALAEHANTGQWQKDRTFESQGARYRELLIESRLIDRNGEVTEQGFTFLGRQASVWWVNQGATYTKERDGGFLWAPMLNKAGRPQYHWDTMDEVREGDVVLHYSGGSLRAASHVKAAARPAPNPLDDQAWEDAGRLVETQYQELNEPVALGAIDEAARRRQGSPFTSTGSVQQVYLVRLQGEFVHELAQRFPELAAHLPSIPATPRSNSTSSEAPMPAELFRDFADAVEASGLRFPAGSNLVRSFVSSLLAKPFAILTGLAGSGKTQLAMRLGEWFGTDEHGRHRHVVVPVRPDWTGPESIFGYEDALRTSASGAPVWFVPEAFEFVLRAANDPEHPYLLILDEMNLAHVERYFSDFLSGVESRRPVLPDLVFDQRSRQWVLRDVEAQRLPLPRNLFVVGTVNVDETTYMFSPKVLDRASTFEFRVTSDELDGELQRPIAAQAAEDQRVRAFASLAENDDWQREHPHPARDEIMRTLREAHTILAGANQEFGHRTLYEILRFCAFFAATGDTDVDTALDLAMMQKVLPKVHGSRRRIEPVLNALDALAVGTGPSPRLPITHHKIARMIDSVRANQFVSFAE, translated from the coding sequence GTGCTGGCCATACCGACCCTCAAGTTCAGCTACGGCAATCTGCTGCTTGCCCGCCTTCGCGAGCTTGGCTCGGCGAGTATCGAGGAGCTCCTCGGCGACGATCCGGGGCAGCTCTTCAAGTCCGAGGGACCGTTCGAGAATCCGGAGCGACGAGCTCGCGATTGCCTGCGTTTCGCACGGATGGTCGGTCTGGTGGTGGAGGACGAGCGCAAGTGGAACCTCACCGAGTCGGGCATCGCATACGCCGAAAATGTCGATCGAAGCAATCCTTGGATTGTTAATGACATCCAGGCTGAGGTCCTTCGTGCCCGGCTAGCCGGTGATGCTCCACTGGCTGAGGACGCTCGTATCGCTCTTCAAGTTGTTCGTGACTTGCCCGCCGGCTTCTCTAACGACGACTTAGGGCGCGCGCTAGCTGAGCATGCGAACACCGGCCAGTGGCAAAAGGACCGGACCTTCGAATCCCAGGGCGCTCGCTACCGAGAACTTCTCATAGAGAGCAGGCTGATCGATAGGAACGGTGAAGTAACCGAGCAAGGGTTCACCTTCCTGGGTCGACAGGCTTCAGTCTGGTGGGTGAATCAGGGCGCCACGTACACGAAGGAGCGCGATGGGGGGTTCCTTTGGGCGCCGATGCTGAATAAGGCGGGCCGCCCGCAATATCACTGGGACACAATGGATGAGGTCCGCGAAGGTGACGTTGTTCTGCATTACAGCGGTGGCTCGTTGCGAGCCGCAAGCCATGTAAAGGCAGCAGCTAGGCCAGCGCCGAATCCGCTCGACGACCAAGCCTGGGAGGATGCTGGCCGGCTGGTCGAGACGCAGTATCAGGAGCTGAATGAGCCTGTTGCACTCGGCGCCATCGACGAGGCTGCCCGCCGCAGGCAGGGTTCACCGTTCACAAGCACTGGATCTGTCCAGCAGGTCTATCTGGTCCGCCTGCAGGGAGAGTTCGTCCATGAACTGGCCCAGCGGTTCCCCGAGCTCGCGGCGCACCTGCCTTCGATCCCGGCCACTCCGCGTTCAAATTCAACATCGTCGGAGGCGCCGATGCCGGCAGAACTGTTTCGTGACTTTGCCGACGCGGTCGAAGCTTCAGGACTGCGCTTCCCAGCAGGCTCGAACCTCGTTCGATCGTTCGTGAGCAGTCTGCTTGCCAAACCCTTCGCGATACTGACGGGACTCGCAGGGTCGGGCAAAACTCAGCTCGCGATGAGACTCGGTGAATGGTTCGGCACAGATGAACACGGCCGTCATCGACACGTCGTCGTACCCGTGCGGCCTGACTGGACGGGCCCGGAATCCATCTTTGGTTACGAGGATGCGCTACGTACGTCGGCGTCCGGGGCGCCAGTGTGGTTCGTTCCCGAAGCGTTCGAGTTTGTTCTCCGCGCAGCGAACGACCCCGAACACCCGTACTTGCTGATCCTCGACGAGATGAACTTGGCCCACGTCGAGCGGTACTTCTCGGACTTTCTGTCCGGCGTCGAATCGCGGCGTCCGGTCTTGCCGGATCTGGTCTTCGATCAGCGATCTCGTCAATGGGTCCTGCGCGACGTAGAAGCGCAGAGGCTGCCGTTGCCACGGAACCTGTTCGTAGTCGGCACAGTGAACGTGGACGAGACGACCTACATGTTCTCGCCAAAAGTTCTCGACAGGGCCTCCACCTTTGAATTTCGGGTGACCTCCGATGAACTCGACGGGGAGCTCCAGCGGCCCATTGCCGCGCAGGCCGCAGAGGACCAGCGAGTGCGTGCCTTCGCGTCGCTGGCGGAAAATGACGATTGGCAGCGCGAGCATCCTCATCCTGCTCGCGACGAGATTATGAGGACGCTTCGAGAAGCGCACACGATCTTGGCTGGCGCCAACCAAGAATTCGGGCACCGCACACTGTACGAGATCCTGCGTTTCTGCGCGTTCTTCGCGGCGACGGGAGACACCGATGTCGATACTGCGCTCGACCTCGCGATGATGCAGAAGGTACTACCGAAGGTGCACGGATCGCGCCGGCGGATCGAACCTGTTCTCAACGCGCTCGATGCGCTAGCGGTAGGGACCGGCCCTTCCCCGCGACTACCAATCACGCATCACAAGATCGCCCGCATGATCGACTCCGTTCGCGCGAATCAGTTCGTCAGCTTCGCTGAGTAG
- the hxsB gene encoding His-Xaa-Ser system radical SAM maturase HxsB — MAGFARLDSFMPVGSSLQLLPIRFERLDTDRFLVGNLVGDMTEMTEAELNRLCALDLAPGDGLYERAFEKLFIGSGEHRGQQQLLALRLRSRLSFLRAATPLHLFVVTLRCEHSCPYCQVSRQSMNRARYDMDQATASKALDIALSAPAPLIKIEFQGGEPLLNFELIRWIVLTAKDRAIHREKRLQFVIATNLALLDDEVLDFCAEHEVLLSTSLDGPRDLHNRNRPRPGKNSYELAVAGIERAQKRLGPDRVGALMTTTAASLDRVEEIVDEYLRQGLDGIFLRPLSPYGFAIKTKQFHKYRADDWVRFWKRGLRYILDINKSGRHFPEFYSALILRRMLSDEPIGYVDLRSPAGIGLGALVYNYDGIVFASDEARMLAEMGDRTFELGNVHEHSYRDLVLSDTLVSAIADSLTQTAPQCSSCVFEPHCGADPVYHHATQQDTLGMKPLSEFCRRQKAVITHLFELLEHSPEDAAVLRRWAQ, encoded by the coding sequence GTGGCCGGCTTCGCCCGACTGGACTCCTTTATGCCCGTAGGGTCCTCGCTGCAACTGCTACCTATCCGCTTCGAACGGCTCGATACGGATCGATTCCTCGTCGGCAACCTGGTTGGCGACATGACCGAGATGACAGAAGCGGAACTGAACCGCCTTTGTGCCCTTGATCTTGCGCCTGGTGACGGCTTGTACGAGCGCGCGTTTGAGAAGCTTTTCATCGGCTCGGGTGAACACCGCGGTCAGCAGCAACTCCTAGCGCTCCGTCTGCGAAGTCGCCTTAGCTTTCTCCGAGCGGCCACGCCCCTTCACCTGTTCGTCGTCACGCTGCGGTGCGAGCACTCCTGCCCATACTGTCAAGTCTCCCGGCAAAGCATGAACCGCGCCCGCTATGACATGGACCAGGCTACGGCCTCAAAAGCACTGGATATTGCGCTTTCTGCACCGGCGCCGCTTATCAAGATTGAGTTCCAAGGGGGCGAGCCCCTCCTCAACTTCGAACTCATCCGGTGGATTGTCCTGACTGCGAAGGATCGGGCGATCCACCGCGAGAAGCGCCTTCAGTTCGTGATCGCGACTAATTTGGCACTCCTCGATGATGAGGTGCTGGACTTCTGCGCTGAGCACGAGGTCCTTTTGTCCACGTCGTTGGACGGGCCTCGCGACCTCCACAATCGGAACCGACCACGGCCGGGCAAAAACAGCTACGAACTCGCAGTGGCGGGTATCGAGCGCGCCCAAAAGCGCCTCGGGCCGGACAGGGTCGGTGCGTTGATGACGACCACCGCGGCAAGCCTGGATCGCGTCGAGGAGATCGTTGACGAATACCTCCGTCAGGGTCTCGACGGCATCTTCCTTCGGCCACTCTCCCCGTACGGCTTCGCGATCAAGACCAAGCAGTTCCACAAATATCGTGCCGACGATTGGGTACGCTTCTGGAAACGCGGCCTCCGCTATATCCTCGACATTAATAAGTCTGGCCGGCACTTTCCCGAGTTTTATTCGGCCCTAATACTTCGGCGGATGCTGAGCGACGAGCCGATCGGGTACGTCGATCTCAGAAGCCCAGCCGGGATCGGCCTAGGAGCCCTTGTCTACAACTACGACGGCATTGTATTCGCCTCCGACGAGGCTCGAATGCTTGCGGAGATGGGGGACCGCACCTTCGAGCTTGGCAACGTACACGAGCACTCCTATCGAGATCTCGTGTTATCCGACACGTTGGTTTCGGCCATCGCGGATTCGTTAACTCAAACTGCGCCGCAGTGCTCAAGCTGCGTCTTTGAGCCTCATTGCGGTGCTGATCCCGTTTATCATCATGCGACCCAGCAAGATACGTTGGGAATGAAGCCATTATCGGAGTTCTGCAGGCGCCAGAAGGCGGTCATCACGCACCTGTTCGAGCTGCTGGAACATTCACCTGAAGACGCTGCGGTCCTCCGGAGATGGGCCCAGTGA
- a CDS encoding response regulator — translation MSVLQFVAALFGSLAWPIAAVVLASIFRRPLLDIAARGTKFKLRFAGIVVDVSADDKKTAIEAAEKAVQKHDQSRRVSDQIRSQIADLQTVRLTRVLWVDDHPENNIYESKALLNLGFAITNVTSNEAARYCLAEAAFDLVITDIGRGSDPDNGAVLVAELHAEKPHLPVVVYTAHASKHRAGLVRAGATAVEDSPDALIGRALRMRP, via the coding sequence GTGAGCGTTCTTCAGTTCGTGGCAGCTTTGTTCGGATCGCTAGCTTGGCCTATTGCAGCCGTTGTCCTCGCGTCGATCTTTCGCCGTCCACTGTTGGATATCGCCGCGCGCGGAACAAAGTTTAAGCTGCGATTTGCGGGTATTGTGGTTGATGTGTCAGCGGACGACAAGAAGACGGCGATAGAGGCTGCCGAGAAGGCGGTTCAGAAACACGACCAGTCGCGTCGTGTATCTGACCAGATTCGTTCACAGATCGCCGACCTACAGACAGTACGCCTCACGAGGGTTCTGTGGGTCGATGACCATCCTGAAAACAACATTTACGAGAGTAAGGCATTGCTGAACTTAGGGTTCGCGATAACTAACGTTACATCGAATGAAGCTGCGCGTTACTGCCTGGCAGAAGCAGCGTTCGATCTGGTTATTACAGATATTGGCCGCGGGTCTGACCCAGACAACGGCGCGGTGTTAGTTGCGGAACTCCATGCCGAGAAACCGCACTTACCTGTGGTTGTCTACACAGCTCATGCGAGCAAACACCGAGCCGGCCTCGTCAGAGCGGGTGCTACCGCGGTAGAAGATTCACCGGACGCACTAATCGGTAGGGCCTTGAGAATGAGGCCGTAG